One window from the genome of Pseudonocardia hierapolitana encodes:
- a CDS encoding NtaA/DmoA family FMN-dependent monooxygenase (This protein belongs to a clade of FMN-dependent monooxygenases, within a broader family of flavin-dependent oxidoreductases, the luciferase-like monooxygenase (LMM) family, some of whose members use coenzyme F420 rather than FMN.): MSTRKQIILGAYLGGVNHHTAWWHPDAGSQIDFSTFEHTARTAERGRFDFFFLAEGLALRERAGKIFDQDIVGRPDTLPVLASLAAVTTHLGLAGTINATFNEPYELARQFATLDHLSGGRTAWNVVTSFDAFTGRNFRRGGFLDRSRRYERAAEMIEALRTLWDSWDDEDLVADKATGRFLRRPDAGTFAIKGNQFDIHGRFTVPRSPQGRPVILQAGVSPEGRDFAARHSDAIFSPFGKLPEAADFYRDVKARAAKFGRNPDDLKILPSASFVLGDTEAEAGERYREVREQQITGRTALILLEQVWNRDLSGYDPDGPLPDVDPDPDAPPIIEGRAFVHQDRFATVARWREIAEAKKLSLRELVIDQFERGPFVGTPAQVAQQIDDFVQDDGSDGLIIGSHLVPRGLDEFVDRVVPLLQERGSLRAEYTGTTLRDNLGLPPLPRRSGSAAAAV; encoded by the coding sequence ATGAGCACCCGCAAGCAGATCATCCTCGGCGCCTACCTGGGCGGCGTGAACCACCACACCGCCTGGTGGCACCCCGACGCCGGTAGCCAGATCGACTTCTCCACGTTCGAGCACACCGCGCGCACCGCCGAGCGCGGCAGGTTCGACTTCTTCTTCCTCGCCGAGGGCCTCGCGCTGCGCGAGCGCGCCGGGAAGATCTTCGATCAGGACATCGTCGGGCGTCCGGACACGCTGCCGGTGCTCGCGTCGCTCGCGGCCGTCACCACCCACCTCGGCCTCGCCGGCACGATCAACGCCACCTTCAACGAGCCCTACGAGCTGGCCCGGCAGTTCGCCACGCTCGACCACCTCTCGGGCGGCCGGACCGCCTGGAACGTCGTCACGTCGTTCGACGCGTTCACCGGCCGGAACTTCCGCCGAGGCGGCTTCCTCGACCGGTCCCGGCGTTACGAGCGGGCCGCCGAGATGATCGAGGCGCTGCGCACGCTGTGGGACTCGTGGGACGACGAGGACCTGGTCGCGGACAAGGCGACCGGCCGCTTCCTCCGCAGGCCCGACGCCGGCACGTTCGCGATCAAGGGCAACCAGTTCGACATCCACGGCCGGTTCACCGTGCCCCGCAGCCCGCAGGGCCGCCCGGTGATCCTGCAGGCGGGTGTCTCGCCGGAGGGCAGGGACTTCGCCGCCCGCCATTCCGACGCGATCTTCTCGCCCTTCGGGAAGCTGCCGGAGGCCGCGGACTTCTACCGCGACGTCAAGGCCCGCGCGGCGAAGTTCGGCCGGAACCCCGACGACCTCAAGATCCTCCCGTCGGCGAGCTTCGTGCTCGGCGACACCGAGGCCGAGGCAGGGGAGCGCTACCGGGAGGTCCGCGAGCAGCAGATCACGGGCCGGACCGCGCTCATCCTGCTCGAGCAGGTCTGGAACCGCGACCTGTCCGGCTACGACCCCGACGGGCCGCTGCCCGACGTCGACCCCGACCCGGACGCGCCGCCGATCATCGAGGGCCGCGCGTTCGTCCACCAGGACCGGTTCGCCACCGTGGCGCGCTGGCGGGAGATCGCCGAGGCGAAGAAGCTCAGCCTCCGCGAGCTGGTGATCGACCAGTTCGAGCGCGGCCCGTTCGTCGGCACGCCGGCGCAGGTGGCACAGCAGATCGACGACTTCGTGCAGGACGACGGGTCCGACGGGCTGATCATCGGCTCGCACCTCGTGCCGCGGGGGCTCGACGAGTTCGTCGACCGGGTCGTGCCGCTGCTCCAGGAACGCGGCTCCCTGCGCGCCGAGTACACGGGCACGACGCTGCGCGACAACCTCGGCCTGCCGCCGTTGCCGCGCCGCTCCGGGAGCGCGGCCGCCGCCGTGTAG
- a CDS encoding MFS transporter, with product MRPYRWWMVAALAVTATAGYGVLTYAFAVLLVPMQEALGADRTVVTGAQTVSLLAAALAAVPAGRWLDRWGGRVLMVGCSVLATLLLLAWSQVTSIVALYAVLFGLGVASAGVLYEAAFAVVVTWFCDARRGTAMLAITIAGGFASTIFMPLTAVLVEAYGWRQALVVLAVVYGGLTVPLHMLVRRPPHFAPQRREARRTTASAVRDPGYWLIAGVFVAQGIGIFVVGVHLVAYLRELGHAPTVAANVAGLLGVMSVTGRVVTTFAARRYGMTVLAVVFALQAVGLALLPVVGNALAPAVACVLAIGLGFGVSTIARPALLAERYGVAGYATLAGLLAAVLTVTKALVPLGAAWLRTVAGSYTPVMAISAAGGLIGAAGLLALRRVRSAPGVSA from the coding sequence ATGCGGCCCTATCGCTGGTGGATGGTCGCCGCACTCGCGGTCACCGCGACGGCCGGCTACGGGGTTCTCACCTACGCGTTCGCCGTCCTGCTCGTGCCGATGCAGGAGGCGCTGGGTGCCGATCGCACGGTCGTCACCGGCGCCCAGACCGTCTCGTTGCTGGCGGCGGCACTCGCCGCGGTGCCGGCCGGTCGCTGGCTCGACCGGTGGGGCGGACGCGTGCTCATGGTCGGCTGCTCGGTGCTCGCGACGCTGCTCCTGCTCGCCTGGTCGCAGGTGACCAGCATCGTCGCGCTGTACGCGGTGTTGTTCGGGCTCGGGGTCGCGTCCGCGGGCGTGCTGTACGAGGCGGCGTTCGCCGTGGTCGTCACCTGGTTCTGCGACGCCCGGCGCGGGACGGCGATGCTGGCGATCACGATCGCGGGCGGCTTCGCCTCGACGATCTTCATGCCGCTCACCGCGGTGCTGGTCGAGGCGTACGGCTGGCGGCAGGCGCTGGTCGTCCTGGCCGTGGTCTACGGCGGGCTCACCGTCCCGCTGCACATGCTGGTGCGGCGGCCGCCGCACTTCGCACCGCAGCGCCGCGAGGCCAGGAGGACCACGGCGAGCGCCGTGCGCGATCCCGGCTACTGGCTGATCGCGGGCGTCTTCGTCGCCCAGGGGATCGGCATCTTCGTCGTCGGGGTCCACCTGGTGGCGTACCTGCGCGAGCTCGGCCACGCCCCGACGGTCGCCGCGAACGTCGCGGGCCTGCTGGGCGTGATGTCGGTGACCGGGCGCGTGGTGACGACGTTCGCGGCCCGCCGGTACGGCATGACGGTGTTGGCCGTCGTCTTCGCCCTCCAGGCGGTCGGGCTGGCGCTGCTGCCGGTCGTGGGGAACGCGCTGGCGCCGGCCGTCGCGTGCGTGCTGGCCATCGGGCTCGGCTTCGGCGTGAGCACGATCGCCCGGCCCGCGCTGCTCGCCGAGCGGTACGGCGTGGCCGGTTACGCCACCCTCGCCGGGCTGCTGGCGGCGGTCCTCACGGTGACCAAGGCCCTCGTGCCGCTGGGCGCCGCGTGGCTGCGCACGGTCGCAGGCAGCTACACGCCGGTCATGGCGATCTCCGCGGCAGGCGGGCTCATCGGCGCCGCCGGGCTGCTCGCGCTCCGCCGCGTGCGCTCGGCCCCTGGCGTCAGCGCTTGA
- a CDS encoding MFS transporter → MGDVAERTTPTRRTRPGPVLLAVAVILVAFNLRPAITSVGPVLDQVRAAFAATAGWVGLLTTVPVLCLAAAGAVAPRLSRRVGLRGAIVVALAAITAGLVLRVLGGPTLMIAATVVATSGVAVAGVLVPVVVRAGFPTRVGLITGLYTAALQAGATVGFALTPLLAAALGGWRAALAGWAVLGAVALAGWLACGRPAIPAAGPARDDDRPSLLRSPLAWTVTAFFGLQAFVAFAVMNWLPLALMDRGVSRTDAGLLLGLLSIVALPVSLLVPPLAGRARGQSGWILALSACGAAGLLGFLVVPTAGPVQALPWVLLVGLGMSVFSLALTVIALRASSAERTADLSGMAQGIGYVIAGTGPFLIGLLHDTTGGWTVPFAVLLAVVVAQAVTGTLAGRPRAL, encoded by the coding sequence ATGGGCGACGTGGCAGAGCGGACGACCCCGACCCGCCGGACTCGGCCCGGGCCGGTGTTGCTCGCCGTCGCGGTGATCCTCGTGGCGTTCAACCTGCGACCCGCGATCACCAGCGTCGGCCCGGTGCTCGACCAGGTGCGGGCGGCGTTCGCGGCGACCGCGGGCTGGGTCGGGCTGCTCACCACCGTGCCGGTCCTGTGCCTCGCCGCGGCGGGCGCCGTCGCGCCGCGGCTCTCCCGCAGGGTCGGGCTGCGCGGCGCGATCGTCGTGGCGCTCGCGGCCATCACCGCCGGGCTGGTGCTGCGGGTCCTCGGCGGCCCGACCCTGATGATCGCCGCCACGGTTGTCGCGACGAGCGGCGTCGCCGTCGCGGGCGTGCTCGTGCCCGTGGTCGTGCGGGCCGGCTTCCCCACCCGCGTCGGCCTGATCACCGGCCTCTACACGGCCGCGCTCCAGGCCGGTGCGACGGTCGGGTTCGCGCTCACCCCGCTGCTCGCCGCGGCCCTCGGCGGCTGGCGGGCAGCCCTCGCGGGCTGGGCCGTCCTCGGCGCGGTCGCGCTCGCGGGATGGCTCGCGTGCGGGCGCCCCGCCATCCCGGCTGCTGGACCGGCCCGCGACGACGACCGCCCCTCCCTGCTCCGCTCGCCGCTGGCGTGGACCGTGACCGCGTTCTTCGGCCTGCAGGCGTTCGTCGCGTTCGCCGTGATGAACTGGCTGCCCCTCGCGTTGATGGACCGCGGGGTGAGCCGCACCGACGCAGGCCTGCTGCTCGGCCTGCTGTCGATCGTCGCCCTCCCGGTCAGCCTCCTGGTGCCGCCGCTGGCGGGCCGGGCCCGGGGCCAGAGCGGCTGGATCCTCGCGCTCAGCGCGTGCGGCGCGGCAGGGCTCCTCGGGTTCCTAGTGGTCCCCACCGCCGGCCCGGTGCAGGCCCTGCCCTGGGTGCTGCTGGTCGGGCTCGGGATGAGCGTCTTCTCCCTCGCCCTGACGGTCATCGCGCTGCGGGCGTCGTCCGCCGAACGCACCGCGGACCTGTCGGGCATGGCGCAGGGCATCGGCTACGTGATCGCCGGCACCGGCCCGTTCCTCATCGGGCTGCTGCACGACACCACGGGCGGCTGGACCGTCCCCTTCGCCGTGCTGCTCGCGGTGGTGGTGGCCCAGGCCGTCACCGGCACGCTGGCCGGCCGCCCGCGCGCGCTCTGA
- a CDS encoding MarR family winged helix-turn-helix transcriptional regulator translates to MSLPELLSQVEHLVSRRVEAALGPDGPTLDQWRVLTHLADGAGHPMSEIAARAMVPAPTLTKIVDRLVDRALVYRRVDDADRRRVLVFLSEHGRAEHARLAPAVATVGESLTAELGTDAGLLAALLERVRQLTDAGAARPR, encoded by the coding sequence ATGTCCCTACCGGAACTGCTCAGCCAGGTCGAGCACCTGGTCTCGCGCCGGGTGGAGGCCGCACTCGGCCCGGACGGCCCCACCCTCGACCAGTGGCGCGTGCTCACCCACCTGGCCGACGGCGCGGGCCACCCGATGAGCGAGATCGCCGCCCGGGCCATGGTGCCCGCGCCGACGCTCACGAAGATCGTCGACCGGCTGGTCGACCGAGCGCTGGTCTACCGCAGGGTCGACGACGCCGACCGCCGCCGCGTGCTGGTGTTCCTCTCCGAACACGGGCGCGCCGAGCACGCCCGGCTCGCCCCCGCCGTGGCCACGGTGGGCGAGTCGTTGACCGCCGAGCTGGGCACCGACGCCGGCCTGCTCGCGGCGCTGCTGGAACGCGTGCGGCAGCTCACCGACGCCGGGGCAGCACGTCCGCGCTAG
- a CDS encoding substrate-binding domain-containing protein → MGRDAVEIAFVVPRSGPAGIVGPSCEACGLLAADEINATGGLLGRELRLRIVDGGRAPRAVAREVDALVSAGAVEGVTGWHISAVRQVVAPVVSGRVPYVYSPLYEGGERTPGVFLAGETPDRQLLPALTWMAREVGVRTWCVVGDDYVWPIASARAARDYARRSADVDVVDEVFVPLGTPDFGPAVRRVERSGAQGVLMLLVGSDAVLFNRAFAAAGLDAACVRFSPLMEENMVLATGADATRDLYASAGFFEALPTASGLEFSRRYAERFGVDAPVLGSLGESCYEGVTLLARLAERAGSLAPGEWAAAADTLAYDSPRGTVRMTGNHLVQSVYLARADGLDLDVLAQLTP, encoded by the coding sequence ATGGGGCGGGACGCGGTCGAGATCGCCTTCGTGGTGCCGCGCAGTGGCCCGGCGGGCATCGTCGGCCCGTCGTGCGAGGCGTGCGGGCTGCTCGCCGCCGACGAGATCAACGCGACGGGCGGCCTGCTGGGCCGTGAGCTGCGGCTGCGGATCGTCGACGGCGGGCGCGCGCCGAGGGCGGTCGCTCGGGAGGTGGACGCGCTCGTCTCGGCCGGTGCCGTGGAAGGTGTCACCGGCTGGCACATCTCGGCGGTCCGCCAGGTGGTGGCGCCCGTCGTGTCCGGGCGGGTCCCGTACGTCTACAGCCCGCTCTACGAGGGCGGCGAGCGCACGCCCGGCGTCTTCCTCGCGGGCGAGACACCCGATCGCCAGCTGCTGCCCGCCCTGACCTGGATGGCGCGCGAGGTCGGGGTCCGCACCTGGTGCGTGGTCGGCGACGACTACGTCTGGCCGATCGCGTCCGCGCGGGCGGCGCGCGACTACGCCCGTCGCAGCGCCGACGTGGACGTCGTCGACGAGGTGTTCGTCCCGCTGGGCACTCCCGACTTCGGCCCGGCCGTGCGGCGGGTGGAGCGCAGCGGCGCGCAAGGGGTGCTGATGCTGCTGGTCGGCTCGGACGCGGTGCTGTTCAACCGGGCTTTCGCCGCCGCAGGGCTCGACGCCGCGTGCGTGCGGTTCAGCCCGCTCATGGAGGAGAACATGGTGCTGGCCACCGGGGCGGATGCCACCCGCGACCTGTACGCGTCCGCGGGGTTCTTCGAGGCGCTGCCGACGGCGTCGGGCCTGGAGTTCTCGCGCCGCTACGCCGAGCGGTTCGGGGTGGATGCGCCCGTGCTCGGCTCGCTGGGCGAGTCCTGCTATGAGGGCGTGACGCTGCTCGCGCGGCTCGCCGAGCGGGCCGGTTCCCTGGCGCCGGGGGAGTGGGCCGCGGCGGCAGACACGCTCGCGTACGACAGCCCGCGTGGCACGGTGCGGATGACCGGGAACCACCTCGTGCAGAGCGTCTACCTGGCCCGGGCCGACGGGCTGGACCTCGACGTGCTCGCGCAGCTGACGCCTTGA
- a CDS encoding FmdB family zinc ribbon protein: protein MPTYAFRCPRCGEFEVRRPMAESACDATCPDCALPATRVFGAPALRGLDPTVRRALDAGARSAESPQVVTSVPGRSRRATPLSTDPRHARLPRP from the coding sequence GTGCCGACCTACGCCTTCCGCTGTCCGCGCTGCGGCGAGTTCGAGGTCCGTCGCCCCATGGCCGAGTCCGCGTGCGACGCGACCTGCCCCGACTGCGCGCTCCCGGCCACCCGCGTGTTCGGCGCCCCCGCACTGCGCGGGCTCGACCCGACCGTGCGGCGGGCGCTCGACGCCGGTGCCCGCAGCGCCGAATCCCCGCAGGTCGTGACGTCGGTGCCGGGGCGCTCCCGGCGCGCCACGCCGCTCTCGACGGATCCCCGTCACGCCCGCCTGCCCCGGCCCTGA